In Setaria italica strain Yugu1 chromosome I, Setaria_italica_v2.0, whole genome shotgun sequence, the genomic window ACGACATCAGCTAAGTTTACTTGACAGGTTATTACGAGGGAGAGTTTCATCAGACGAGAGAGAAGTTTTATTCCCATAAAACCTAACATGCACAGTTACTAAATTTCTCGATCTTGATAATAATGTAATGACTATGCATTAAAATTGACCTAAAAATAGAGGCTGTGATCTCATATGAACCTTGATGGTTTCGAAATAGAGAGCCTGTGTTGTTTACCTGGTGCAAAATTGACAACACAGGTTGCACAGTGGTGGCGCAAGCCCACAATCTCTGTTTGAAACTTGTTTATGTAGGCTTGGGCAGCCCCCGTGGAATCTttaaggaggaaaaaaaataccttGACAAGGTTTAATAATGTACAGTCAAAttattactattcgttttagcttttctacgtTCATaggctatgcatctagatatacgcTATATCTAGAtccatagcaaaagctatgtgcctagaaaagccaaacctaattgtaatttgggatggagggagtatagcCTAATTTTTTGATTTTGAAGATAATTCACACGTGTTACACACCACAACCGATCTCTCAGGGCAATACAACAAAGCGTTCCTTGTGGCTACCCAACAAACTTATTGACAGGCCCTTCCAAGGGAATATTCATGCACTGGCTCGTAATAACCAGTGGCGATTGGAAGGCAGTCAGGGACGAGGTATTCGGTCGTGACTTGTAAACCAAAATTGCACAGCCAGCACTAGGTAAGGCACGAAGACTAGGTCACTTTGTGCGAGATCTTTATGTAGCTCATGAGCCTTCTCAGAGCATTACCACTATCGATGGCTTCTCTCGTCCGGTCGAGCGCGGCGTTGATATCCTCGGCTCCGCTGCAGCCCAGCAAGTGGTCAGCCATAGCTGCGTTAAGAACTATTCGGTCATAGGCCGCTCCTTTCTCACCGCCTAGTGCTGCAAGACCCAGCTCCAAGTTCTTCAGGACCTGATACAGTTAGGGGGATCCAGTCAGAAGAATAACCCATACCGGCAATTTCTGTGTGAAACGTAGAGTGTTAACAAACATGAATGTATGACGGCAAGGGGCCATGGAAAAAAGGCTTACTGATCTATCAGTTCTTGGTGTTTCAGTGGACTCAAAACCAAGTTCCTGTGCATTCACAATAACCCTGAAGCTCTCTCTAGGAATACCTGAAAGGTAAGAGAGAAGCTCATCAGACTGAAATCACTTCATAATAACCATTCTCTTTTGCATTTCACAACAAGGTATCTGGAGTAGAATTATTTGTGCTTAGTTATTAATGCCATTAACAAAGCATATTGTTTTATATGAATGAACTGCCAAGGTGAAGGAGAATTCTGAAAACAATTGACATATCCCTAACATAGGTAGCAGTAGTATAATCCCTTTTGCCATATGAGTAGTGACCTGTATCAGAAAAGTGTAGCAAATGCCCTATAATTTGCAACATATGCTCAGTGATCACTAATAATATGAGGGCTACCTACAGTCAGTAAAAAGTGTGGAAGGCATCATTTTTATACCATCAGTCTCTGATGAATTTATGCTGTTTGGTGTCCGGAACCCTGAACAGTGGTTAACTGGAAGCCCTTTTGACGCATGAGCTGATCTTTCCTTGGTTGTCATTGAAAGTGCACCTTCCTCCCCCTATATGAGCAACATATATTTGTCTTAGGTTTTTGCAGGTGTAAAAGTCAATAAATTTGAGATAACAATCATATCCATCGATACAATTTGTGTTCTGACAAAAAGACAAAGGAACTGAAACTGTATTATCCATGGGAAATCACACTCAAAATGATTTAATTTATTCCATAGAGGACAGATTAATGAGTTCTCCAAAAAGGCACCAAATAAGATCATTGCGCTTACCTTCACAACTAGTCCAGCATGAACAGTTCTCCTTCTCATAAGCATAAGCAAAGGATCTTCATAGCCTTCATGATAAAATCCTGCAATCATTGATTCTCTTCCCCGTGCCTGACAGAAAAAATAAGACCAATAAGCCATTCGAGGGAAAAAAATCATGAACCAATACATGGCCAAGCTGCTTTTACAATTCTTTTTGTAACAGAATACACTTGAAAAAAATGTCAAGTAGTGCTATGACACTGCTCATTCAACTTACAAAGAATGAACAAGCACTCCCAGAAAATAGTAGGCAGTACAGATTATttgcttcgaaattctttatgaCACTAAATTGCATTATTACAAGAAGTAACTCATCTTGATTGTCGGTAAAAGTTGAAATTCTCACACGACTTTTGTCTAAACTAACCTATTGAAGAAATACTTTGAAAACCAAAGCTAATAAACCTCCAGGCAATTTATTGTGAAATGGTAATGGTATATTTTACTAAACCTTTACGTCAGTAGTTCATTAAAAATCAGTAAGCTTTCGATCAACTCTTTGAAGAATTAAGACCAGATTTCAGTCAATTATATACATGGTATTCATAGTTGCAAATGGAGATAaaaaataagcatagaatccTACAAAGAGTAGAACAGTTTAATCAACAAAATGCTCATGCATTATCTGCTCTTACAATAAAAATTCAGAAGTGGATGAGAAAGAGTAACTTACTCTCACAAATTGTTGAACTTTCTCAGAGGTAGCAATTGGTGGTCGTTTCTTAATATGCTCCCTGAGCCCAATAATTGAATATCTGCAAGAACGCTGAGTCAAAAAAGTGCCCCTTCATGCCACATGAGTATATGAATTTATCACATAATAACTGCTTCATTTTAGCATGCATCCAAATGTAAATTGTTCATTTCAAATTTGACAAACATATATGTTTCCTGCACTTTTAATAAGAAAAGCTAGCGATTCCATCTCCACAAGAATATGAAGAAATGCCTTTGGTATCAGGATTATAAGGTTACCAAGGCAATGCCAAACTTACAGTGGTGGGCAAGCTTCTTGAAGATTTAAGTATGCAAAACCAGCGTTCTCATCCTGAAAGCAACCAGAAGGTTGATATGATCAGAGCAGTTAGCAGTGAAACGAAAGAAATATACTGGGTTGCAGAAAAAGTGCGCAGAAGGCGGAGAGCTGTACCGCCTACCGCACCTCCAATAGTGTCTTGGCATGTGTTGGAGACAGGCGTATGTTTGCACCCATGAATTTAAGCATCTGTCCTTCTGTTATTCCACCCTGAAAACCTTAATCATTAAGCCATACAAATAGCTCTCAAAAACAACTGACAGATAAATTCATCATAGAACTACAAGATAAATATTACTACAAAGTAATAACACTTGCAGATGACTATTCTTGCTGTATATGTTTAGTAGATTACTGACCTTGGGTGGCATCCATTCAACACCGTGGAGCAGGGAAGACTCACCATAGCAGGCTCGAACCGCTGCAACAAACAGAGTACTCCTAAAAAAGCGCGTATTTCCATCATATGGTTCACCGTAGTGCGTCAAGGACTTAACATCAGCAACTGGAGGAGGACCTGATAAAAAGCCATGTAAATGCCACTATTGATTTCTCTATCCAGTTTCAAAGCCCACTCAGTGTTACCTAATTTCTCTGAAGTTACCTAGTTCATCATCAAAGGCTAGACAATATGCTTTGAGCTCACGATCAGTTTCTCTGTTCATCCGCTGTCCAATCAAAAATGCTGCTAGAAGCGCTTCACTAACCACAGTTGAACTTGAATTTGATCCAATTGGCAAAATATCCTTTAGTACACATTGAACCTCCTCATAACCTAAATGGCCACCAGCAAGTACTTCCCTCAAAGCACCAACAAGTCTCATCTCTCTAGTTCCTTGACCAACATAACGAGGTCCTGTTAAACCATTTGCACCCATGATCGTTCCTTCAGGGTCTGCTATAAACTTCACCTCAGGAGGAAGAACTTGCACAAGGCGTGGCCAAAATATGCTCATGGCTCGCCGCTCACCCTCACTCCACTGAGTGGCCTCTGGAAAAGAATTAGCTCTTATTGTCATGCCAGCAAAGAATGCACCCAGCTGTGCACTGGAGACTGGCTCCTCTTTGAGTTCTCCCATTGCTACAAGATTTGCAAAGAAAATGCTGTGTAAGCTTCTTATGGAAGGCAAGGAAAATAAAGAAACTCACAGCAGCCCTACTGTCTGCAAGCATATAAGTCAAAAACTAACCAGTAACATAAATTCATTTCAATTATGCAGATTTTACGGGTTTCAAGAATTAAGACAAACAATGTGCATCAAATTTGCATTGAGCTTCTAAATTGTAATCATACAGAGTCATTCAGACTTCCACCAAAATTAAGCGGCAGAATTTATTAGCAAAACCAGCTCGTTTTCAAGCAGCCCGCGCCATTCCGAAGGAGGAAGAGCTAAGTGAGCTCACCGGAGCGGAGGATGGTGTCGAGGACGCGCATGGCCTGCTCCTCCCCGAGCGGGCGCGTCTGCCCGGGCCCCGTGCACACCCGCCCCTGCGCCTCCAGCACCGTCGCGTTCGGCCGCGGCAGCCCCGCCGGCCGGTACGAATCAGATACCGACGGGTTCCTCCGCCCGCCCTCCTCCAGCACCTCCACCCCAGCCTCCTCCATCCACGACGgagccgccgacgccgccactgACAGCCCGCGGCGGCATCTCCGCCCGCCAACGGCCAGCGCCGCCGAGCCAAGCCTccttgccgccggcgacggcgaggcccgGCGCCTCGCGCACAGGCTCGggcccggcagcggcggcctcaGGAGGGAGTTCATGGCGAGCCACCAAGGTCAAAGCTGAGGAGAGAGCACAGAGACGGAGCCGGCGACCACTGCACTGCAGCAGCCAAGCGACGGGAGGAAGAGCCGAGGCGGGCCGGATCGGGCCCACCGCGCACCGAGAGAAGGGATGGCCGAGTGGGCCCACTTCTCCAACGCGCACCCGTGGCCCGCGGATCTACGCGCGCTTTGAGATCCGTGCAAGGGCCACGCGGGGTCCGGTCGGAACGGACGGCGGAGAGCGGCGGGGGAGCTGCCACAAAGCGCAGCGCTAGCGCCGCCCCCATTTCTCCTCCTCCCATCCCCATCTCTCGCTCTCCCCCTCGCTCTCGCGGAGATCGAAGAGAAGCGGAGGCTCCTGCCCTAGCGCCGTCCCGCCGCATCAGCCATGGCGCTGGCCGCTCGCATGGTCTCGCGGTCCCGTCAGGTTCGTTCGCTGGCTCCCCCCTTTGGCCTCCTGCGTCGCGTCCCGGGGGAGGAACGGGAAGTCGGGAACCCTAGTTACTCGGTAGATCTGATCCGGCGCCGTCTGCCTCGGCGTGCCCGGGTGATTCGCGTGGGATCTGTGGTTTTCCTGTAGAATTTCTCCGGGAGCATCAATCGCAATGGTGGCGGATGTTCGGGTCCGATTCGTTTTTCCTGCTTCGTAGTATATCGCATTGACTGAGCGGTTGGAGTGTGGCGGGATTGTTTCGATTAGGAGCGGATGTTTTTGAGGTTGTTCGCTAGATTGGGAATTGGAGGTCAGGAGGGGGCAGCCAGACGAGACGATGATGTATCTTGCAACAGCTCCAGATCCTTTCAAGTCCGAAAACAGTTTTCCATTTTGACTATTTGGTAGATAACCATGTTTGCACCAATGGACATGCTAGCTCTGGGCATTGCCAAACCCCTCAGGAAACAATGTTCCTTGTTCATGTAGTTTGTCCTCATTTCTATTGCCTTTGAGCGCTGTATCTAGTATGCTGGTGTATTTTGGAATTGACATCAATACAATAAAACATACCAGTGAGTTAACTAATATTGGTGATTGCACATGGTTTGATCCATCCTAGGTCTAGGTGCTGTTCTAGTTGGTCATTGCTGTCTTATTAAATGCAAGCATGAGAGAAAGGAGCCATTAGTTTACTTTATGTGAATGTGCCCATGGTTAATGGGATTTCAGTGTGGGGTTGTTTAGCATCAGCATATTCTGTTATCTGCGCTTGACATTCTATACTTATTGCTGTGTTTACGCTATAAAGTTCATTTGGTGATGCTCCTGCACCTGCAGCTATATTCGGCTCAAACGGCTTTGGTGAATGGAGGTGCCACTCAAGTTCGTTCCTTTGCCAAAGATGCAGCTCCAGCTGATCGTCCTCCCATCAATGGGGATGGTAAGCTTctgatatttttattttgtgtGCTTTTATTGTTTGAAAAACTGCTTTGGTCATCACTATTTTGAAGTAACTGAACACTAACGCTTAATGGACATGTAATTCTCACTTCTGGATAAAGTCACAAAATCGTAACTCTTCCTTCTTGAACTCCTGTTTGTAAGATACTAGATTTTCATACCATGTA contains:
- the LOC101780432 gene encoding uncharacterized protein LOC101780432 produces the protein MNSLLRPPLPGPSLCARRRASPSPAARRLGSAALAVGGRRCRRGLSVAASAAPSWMEEAGVEVLEEGGRRNPSVSDSYRPAGLPRPNATVLEAQGRVCTGPGQTRPLGEEQAMRVLDTILRSAMGELKEEPVSSAQLGAFFAGMTIRANSFPEATQWSEGERRAMSIFWPRLVQVLPPEVKFIADPEGTIMGANGLTGPRYVGQGTREMRLVGALREVLAGGHLGYEEVQCVLKDILPIGSNSSSTVVSEALLAAFLIGQRMNRETDRELKAYCLAFDDELGPPPVADVKSLTHYGEPYDGNTRFFRSTLFVAAVRACYGESSLLHGVEWMPPKGGITEGQMLKFMGANIRLSPTHAKTLLEDENAGFAYLNLQEACPPLYSIIGLREHIKKRPPIATSEKVQQFVRARGRESMIAGFYHEGYEDPLLMLMRRRTVHAGLVVKGEEGALSMTTKERSAHASKGLPVNHCSGFRTPNSINSSETDGIPRESFRVIVNAQELGFESTETPRTDRSVLKNLELGLAALGGEKGAAYDRIVLNAAMADHLLGCSGAEDINAALDRTREAIDSGNALRRLMSYIKISHKVT